The window TGAGCTTAATATGGTGCACATCATTTCTACTTAAAAAGTTCTCAAGAAATGCTCAAAAGAAACAATCGTTGTCGCTGCCTCCAGGACCAATGGGGTTACCCCTTTTTGGGAACCTCCCTTTCCTAAATCCGGAGCTTCACTCACACTTCACTACCTTGGCCATGACCTATGGCCCAATCTTCTCCCTCCGACTCGGAAACAAGAACGCAGTTATAATCTCTACTCCCTCGCTGGCACAAGAAGTTCTAAAAGATAAGGACATCATCTTTGCCAACCGAGAAGTCCCTATTGCCGGTAAACTTGGGTTCTATGGCGGTTCTGACATTTTGTGGAGCCCTTGCGGACCTGAATGGCGAATGCTAAGGAAAATATGCGTCGATGAGATGCTTAGCAGATCGAAGGTGGATTCATTCTATCATATCCGGCAAAGGGAGGTTCGAAAGATGGTCAATAGCCTTTGGGTCCGGAGGATGTCGCAGGTGGATGTTGGGGAAGAGATGTTCATGATGGTGTTGAATTCAATAAGCACCATAATGTGGGGAGAATGTGGAAATGAGATGATGGAAAGGAATCTAGGGACTGAGTTCCGTCTCTTTGTGGAAGAGTTCTTAATGCTGTTGGGAGTACCAAATATATCAGATTTCATTCCAAGTCTAGCATATTTTGACTTGCAAGGTATAGAGAAAAAGATGAAGAGATTGGTGAAGAGAATTGATAATGTTTTTGAACTGATGATCAATGAACGAAAGAGAGAGGATGATAATAATAAGAAGGATTTTCTGCAAGGTCTATTGAATTTGAAGAAAGAAGGAGGGGATGCTAAAACGCCTCTAACTGAATCTCATCTTAAATCGCTTTTAATGGTAAATATCTATATGCTTTCTATGATACCTACTTAAACATATCCAACGAGATCAAATTGAAATGAATTAATTTGGTGGACTTTGTTTGAGAAAAAATGGAGTTGGTAAATAATGAAGAACCATGATACActtctttaataaaattgttgagAGCATTAATCATTTTGTTTTATCTTGACAGGATATGGTTATTGGAGGGACAGGTACAACAACAAACATGATGGAATTCATGTTGGCTGAGATGATGAACAACCCTCAAATAATGAAGAAAGCACAACAAGAATTAGAAGTTGTGGTTGGCGCAAACAATATAGTTGAGGAATCACACATTCAGAAATTACCTTATTTGTATGCAGTCATGAAAGAGACCCTCCGCTTACACCCTCTTGTGCCCCTTCTTGTACCACACTGCCCTAGCGAGTCTTGCACCATCGGTGGGTACACCATCCTCAAGGGTACTCATGTTTTCATTAATGTGTGGGCCATACATCGAGACCCTTCGTTTTGGGAGAATCCACTTAAGTTTAATCCTGAAAGGTTTATGAAGTCTAAGTTGAACTATAGTGGAAATGACTTTAACTACTTACCATTTGGCTCAGGTAGAAGAATATGTGTGGGCATTGAAATGGCAGAAAGAATGTTTTTGTACTTGTTGGCTTCACTAGTCCACTCGTTCGAGTGGAAAGTGTCTAACGGAGAGAAGTTAGACTTAGAAGAAAAGTTTGGACTTGCACTAAAGAAGAAAACCCCTCATATGGCAATACCAACACCTAGGCTATTGAGTCAAGCTTTATATGAGTAGTTATAAAGTATTGTATGAATATTGATGGTTAAACAAAATcttaaagagaataaaatatttaaataagaagaaaatataagaaaagCAAATTgttcaaataaacttttcatTGGTCTGTTTATCTAATTTTCTTTCACTACATTTTACTTCCTTTTACctttttatgtaattaataatgCCAGCTTGTGCAATTCACCATGgtgattaatatttgtattgCAATATCTGCCAAAATTTGTTAACTTTTGCTACTTTTATGTTGGTGGGTATAATCTCAATATTTAtgattattcttattttatcttgttattatgttatttgaagTATGATGAAAAGATCACAAAATTCTTGTAAATAGGCCAGAAAGTATTTACATTTAAAAGAAATCGTCACTTTGTCGATAATCAATGTTCTATCATGAAAATAATACCATATAATAAATGGATGCATACGGACAATGTTTTAGGATTAGATGTATAGTCTTCCATCAAGTAACCTTGTTAACTCTTGTTCGGATCTTTTCTAATTTAGTCtcttttgttgttgttgatcaTTTGGTGGTGACATATATTGGATAGTTGGTAAGTGATAAAGAATTAATGTTGAAAGAGTTTCTAACATTCCCCAATGTGGTTAGAAACAAGGAACAATTTATGGTAGAGCAGAGATAGAAGAAAAATTGGAATAATTTCGGCATTGAATATGTTTGTCATTGTTTTAAACAAAAGATGATTAATACTcgtaaacatattttttcagACAAATAAGTACAAtacatttaactttttttacaAAACAAAGAAATCCCCTTTTATTCCAAATGTATaacatttaaacataatttttttgaaaatctcaactgaagatagtcgcgagttaaTAAGGGTGATCACGAGAATTGAGGTTAAAGAGACTTTGTTTAGTATTGATAGGAATAAGAGTCCGGGTCCAGATGGTTCAACGCATAATTCTTCAAGGATAATTGGTCGATTGTGGGTAATGATGTTACAAATGGGGTTCTTGAGTTTTtcaagaagaggaagatgctgAAGCAATGGAACACGACTGTCCAAACCTTGATCACTAAAACTAAGGTGCccgaaaaagaaaaagatttcagaccaattttcTGATGCAATGTGgtttataacattatttcaaaaatcatttctagaCGTTTTAAAAAAGtcataagaaaaattataaatctcaatcagtctgcattcatccccggaaGAACAATTTcccataatattcttctcatgcagaggtTTCTTAAAGGCtatgggaaaaagaaaatatctctgagagtgaattttaaaatagacaTCAAGAAAGCTTCTGACTCTGTTAAATTGAAAGTCATTCTGGATTTTTTGCTTGTTTCTATTTTCCTAtgattttattgattggattatgcaatgcgtttcttcatcatattttgttgttaacgtcaatggagtccatggaggctatttcaaggatAAAAATAGGGTAAgacaaggggaccccctctcttctttcctttttgtatctatcatggcgatctttgagagcatctttgcgatgttccgaaagaatcgtccatacatttTTCACCAATTCTGTgtggtagaggaggtaacccatttatgctttgctgacgatttgttcattctagcgcacgcagacattgattccattaaaactattagggctccactaacgttcttttctgaagttataggtttaactattaatgaaaacaaaaatgtggcatttta is drawn from Impatiens glandulifera chromosome 3, dImpGla2.1, whole genome shotgun sequence and contains these coding sequences:
- the LOC124932196 gene encoding flavonoid 3'-monooxygenase-like; the encoded protein is MALLISFIFILSLIWCTSFLLKKFSRNAQKKQSLSLPPGPMGLPLFGNLPFLNPELHSHFTTLAMTYGPIFSLRLGNKNAVIISTPSLAQEVLKDKDIIFANREVPIAGKLGFYGGSDILWSPCGPEWRMLRKICVDEMLSRSKVDSFYHIRQREVRKMVNSLWVRRMSQVDVGEEMFMMVLNSISTIMWGECGNEMMERNLGTEFRLFVEEFLMLLGVPNISDFIPSLAYFDLQGIEKKMKRLVKRIDNVFELMINERKREDDNNKKDFLQGLLNLKKEGGDAKTPLTESHLKSLLMDMVIGGTGTTTNMMEFMLAEMMNNPQIMKKAQQELEVVVGANNIVEESHIQKLPYLYAVMKETLRLHPLVPLLVPHCPSESCTIGGYTILKGTHVFINVWAIHRDPSFWENPLKFNPERFMKSKLNYSGNDFNYLPFGSGRRICVGIEMAERMFLYLLASLVHSFEWKVSNGEKLDLEEKFGLALKKKTPHMAIPTPRLLSQALYE